The genomic interval CACGCTCGTGGGGTCAATCAAAAACCCGCGCATGTTAGTTACGTGCCTAAAATTTTTACTTCAGAACGATTAACAGCTACACAACCAACAGACTTCCACACGTTTTTCCGTTTGATTAAAGCTGAAATGCAATTAGTCTATTACCAAAACTTGCTATCAGAACAACCTGATGTCTATCCTGGTGATGCATCAGCCTTTATTGAAGGTCTAATCGCGAGTGATAACTTGGAAGAAACTGTTGTTGCATCTGATTTACCGGCAGAATATCATTACGATTGGGCACGTGTTTATCCACACACCGTAACTTCTGATGTAACTGTGATGGACGCGCTCTTAACAACTGACATTGCTGATGCCGAGTTAGGAAATGCGGCCGGCCCTTATTCTGGCTCATACGAAATCGTTAAAGACTTGCGTTCATTAATTCGACAATATTTGTATGCTGGTATTTTTGATGGTACTGGATATGCTGCTTTCCTTGATTTGTTTGGTCCCTTCAACAATACAGTTGCGGTGGGTCCGCCATTGGAACGTATTGAAGAATTACAAGCCTTAATTGCTGCTGGTATTGTGACAATTGCTAATCCTGGTCTGAAGGTTGAAGTACATGATCATCACTATCAAGCTACCGATGATGCCGGTAATGAATGGATTACCGATTATTTAGTTGAGGCACGCTTGCCATCTACTAATATCACGAAGGTCACTAATCCATTAATGCACCAACTATATGTAGATAAGTACATTGAACCCGTGACGATGACACGTACGGATCAATCTACTTATAGTATTCCCGCGGTACATGTTAATCCACGTACACTTCAAACTCAAAATGCGTCTGGTCAAATGGATAATCTCTTTATCTGGGGACTACCAACTGAAGGTGGGAATCGTTGGTTTACAACCTTCTTGCCTCGTCCTAATGACCATGACTCTAATATGGTTGACGCGGAAACCATTGCGCAGACGATTTTCAAATAATTGCTTCGCGATTTAAAAGATTATATAAAAACAAAGCGGTGAATGCCTTAGCATTCACCGCTTTTCTTTATTTATTCATTTCGCTTTTAGTTTCTGGAGACTTAAAGCGTTTCTTATTTAGGCCAGTTGGCTTTAATATTAGCCAATGTGACTTCTGACGTATCGGCAAACAAAATATCTGCAGCACTCAAGGCAGTTGCATCTCCAATACCGACTGATACTTCACCAGCTCCATTAATCGATTGTAGGCCAGCCCCAGAATCTTCTAAACCAACCACTTGTTCTGGTTCAAGATTTAATACTTTAGCCGCCTCAGAAAAGATAGCCGGGTCTGGTTTTCCAGCTGCAACAGATGCTGGATCAACAATTGCTTCAAAGAAATCCGCAATCCCTAATCGCTCAACGATAAAGCCAGCATTTTTAGATGCAGACGCGATACTCATTTTATAACCAGCTTGCTTTAATTCTGTTAAAAAGTCTGTCATGCCTGGCAAAGCGTCGGCTGGTGTTAACGTTGAAATTAACTCACGATAGTTATCGTTTTTCTTTGTCGCTAAAGCTTCCCGTGCAGCTAAATCATATTGATTCGCTAAACCACCTGTCGTTAGGATCAAATCGAGTGATCCCATCCGGTCAATACCTTTTAAATTTTCAGCTAATTCAGGTGTCCAAGTTGTCCCCACTTCTTCGGCGATTTGGCGCCAAGCAATTGAGTGAAACTTCGCTGTGTCCGCCAAGACACCATCCATATCAAAGGCGAATCCTTTTATCTCTTCAAATGACATTCTTCTATCCTTTACTAAAAGTTTGGGGCACATCAGGTGCCAATGTAACCACTTGTCCGTAAACATCAATCGTGATTGGCTTATCAGCACTCACAGTCACTACATCAGGTGTCATTTCAAATGCCAACACGGTGTCTTGATAACGTTGCGTAAAGGCTAGACGATGCCAAGTTTCAGGTAGATTAGGTTGAATCTTAATGCGACCATCACGCAACATCACGCCACCAAATTCATTTTGGATGACTTCTAGTGTTTCACCCATGACACCAATGTGAACCCCTTCAGCAGTCGTTCCACCTTGAATGTCATAGTAGTCCGATCCAATCGCTGTCGTTAGATAATCCAGTGCTTCGGATTTATTGTCCAATGTCACATCAATCCCTGCAAATACTGGGCGTGATGTGGTTGACCCATGCACTGTGCGTTCCAAATAATAATCCTTATTTAAAGCTAACCAGTTTTCTGGCAAGTCATAACCTAGTTGCTTCACTAATGATTCCATATGATGAGCGCCTAAGTTATAAATGGTCATCAAGGTATCAGCTTGTTTAGCCACTTGATAATCATCTGGGGATAAACCTTCGGCCTTCAACAAACGATCGATACGATGGATATCTCCATATTTAGCCTCGTAAGCAGCAAAATCGACTGGCTTTAAGTCAAAGTAACCGGCATATTGTGCAATAATCCCTTCGTCATTGATTTCCAATGCCAGATGACGTGATGCATCTTGTGCCAGTTCCATTAAGTCTTCGTTGAAATCAACCCTGTCAGCGACTTCAGTAAATAACTTTGTTTCCTTGATAGCCAAATCTTGCAACCAATTCAATGACCACGTTAGCATCAAGTTCGTGTAGGCATTGTCTTTGATACCACCAACTTCTGTTTCTGGGTAGGCTTCGTGATATTCATCAGGTCCCATCACACCAGCAATATGATAGCGTCCCTCTGCATCTTTTTCCGTCTTATTTAGCCAGAATTTCGTTGTTTCAAGTAATAGTTCTAATCCACCATCACGCAGTAACGATGTATCGCCTGTAATCTGGGTATATACCCAGATATTATAGGCAATTGTCAAAGACACGTGACGTTGTAGACGAGAGTTGTCTGGTTCCCACTCATTATTAACGGTGTTCAAGTGAATGAATTGTGATTGTTCATCCCCAGTCATACCAGATTGCCATGGGAACATTGCGCCCGCCTCACCATCAAGCAGCGCATTTCCCTTCGCTGCATCTAGGCGCTTAATACGGTAACGCAAAATGTCACGAGCGGTTTCTGGATCATTAGCTGCATAATATGGCACGACAAAGATTTCATCCCAGAAGATGTGACCACGATATCCTTCACCGGTTAATCCACGTGATCCAACTGAGGCATCTAAGTCTTTATTCGCCGCATGTTGAGCTGCTTGACGAATATGGAAGATGTTCATGCGAATCATTAATTGCATGTCTGGATCGTCTGAATCTAACTGCACATCTGCCGTTTGCCAAACTTCAGCCCAGTGTGCGATGCTGCTTTCGATCACTTTATCAACACTGTGTGTCGCTAAACTTGCATCTACAAACGCCAATGGTTCATCCATTTCATAACTCGTTGCAACAGCAATCAACTTCTCAAGTTTCACCGGTTCATTGGCTTGTAGTGTTATTTCACCACGCGCCATTTGGATATCAGTGGGTGCCACAACATTATGGAAGGTCATCGCATCACTCGTTGTTTCGGCTCCCAACACCAGTTCAATATCGGTTGTACGTGTTTTAGCCTTTAAGACATCCCCACTAATTTCAGTAACATCAAATTCTCGTGAATCAAATGCTCGGTAACGCGCAACGTTTTGATTCAATAAAGTCCCATCAATCATACTTTCAACGGTCAACTCTGCTGTGAAGTCAGCAGTAATCGTTAGTCGCATTCCTAGCATATGATATTGCTTTGGATCAACGGCTTTAACTGTATGCAACGTTAACATCCCCTTCGGTACGTCAACCGTTAGAACTTCTTCAAATAAGCCCGTCTTAAAATCTACAGCTGCACGTCGCGTCTTAATCGTGTCATGATTAATGTCTACAGCCGTGCCATCCAAAAATAGCTTAATCAATTGTGGATTAGGTAAATTCACCATATCTTCATTGATTACATCTTTCCCGGCCACTTGTGTACTCGTTTGATTAAAGACACCTGCCACGTACAAGCCAGGATAATGATGGTCATTAAAAGATTGGAAAATTGATGCCCCACGCCAACCTAGGTAACCATTTCCAAGCGTCAACAATGATTCTTGTCCATACGCGCGCTTTTCTGTGGCTAATTCTGTATATTCCAAACGCCATGCTTGTTCGGTCATCTCTTACTCCTCTTATTCCGTTACTATGTTGTTGTTTTATTTAACTGCATCTTTAAAGACGTTCTTTTGTGCAACATCTTCTTTCACAACACCATCATTCTTAAACCCAAATAAGTACGTTAGGGTGAATGAGATGATTAGTGTAACTGCCGTCGCAATCCAGAACACCATGAAATTATTAGGGTTGTCTTTTGGTGAAGCAAAATTTGGGAATCCAATCAGTGAACCTGAGAATCCGTACATGTGTAGATCTAATAAACCAGCCAAACCAGCTCCAAACGCTGCCCCAATTGAAGAAGTTAAGAACACACGTCCGTACTTCAAGTTAACACCGTACATCGCGGGTTCAGTCACTCCGGCGAAAGCTGATAATGCACCTGAACCTGCCAATGCCTTAATACCTGTGTTCTTGGCCTTGAAGAAGACAGCCAACGCTCCAGCACCTTGGGCTAACATCGTGAATGAAACAATCATGTTGATGTTTGATTGCCCAGTTTCCGCAATTTGTTGCGTCAAAATGGGAATGACCATCCAGTGCAACCCGAAGATAACTAAGACTTGATACAAGCCACCAATGATGAAACTTGCGATGGCCAAGTTCAGATTAATCATTCCTGTAATGATAGCTGCAATTCCTGATGAAATAATTGAAATGACTGGGCCAACCCCAATCAATACGACTGATCCAACAATGAACAACGTAAACATTGGTTGTAGGATTGGGCGCAAGGCTAGTGGCAGATGGTTCTTAAAGAAGTTCCCAACTGGGCGTGCCAACCAGGCTGCAAAAATGATTGGGAAAATTGTGTATGCGTATGATGGAATATTAATAGACATTCCTAGATATGTTGCGTTAAGCGGTACTCCAAATAGATTACCCATGACTTCAGGATTCACAATTGCGTTTCCTGCAATGTGTGGTCGTGTCAAATCTTGCACCGCTGGATGAATCATAAATCCACCAATCGCGGCGACAACATATGGATCTGACTTTAGTTGCTTAGCAGCTGAGAACCCAACTAATACAGGTAAGAAATAAAACGGCGCCATTGCCATTGATGACAAAATGACATAAGTATCTGAGCTTGCATCAATCCAGTTCAACAAGGTTGGATCAGACATCAAAGTCAACAAACCATTAATCATTCCACCGGCTGCTAACAAACCAATAATTGGAATCATTGAACCAGTAATGGTTCCGACCAAGGCTTGGAACATGCCCCCAATAGTACGCGGCTTATGCTCGTTGTTCTTGGGTGTTTCCTTCTTTGGATCAATGTCTTCGTCTGTAGAAAGGCCTAATTGATTGGCTAATTCTTCATAAACGTCTGCGACAGCTTGGCCAATGACGACTTGGTATTGACCTAGTTGCTCGTTGTAAACAGCTCCTGCAACCCCATCTAATGCCGCAAGTTTCTCTGTTTGGGCTTTCTCAGGATCTTTTAGGTAGAAACGTAGACGCGTCACACAGTGAATAGCGTTATCAACGTTGTCCTCCCCACCAACATTTTCAATAATTTCTGCTACTAGGTCTGAATAATCTTTCTTTGCCATGACATTCTCCTTTGCCTATTTGGCAGTCGCTTTCCCAATAAGTTCGCCAGCTGTGGCTGGTCCGCTTTGTACATCTAAATTCGCTAATTTATCAGTTGTATTTGTAATCAACACCATCGTTGTACGTGGTAACCCAGCTGCTTCAATTTGTGCCCAATCGGCAATGGCAATGGGTTCGCCAGCCTCTAGCACATCTCCCACCTGAACTTGCATATCAAATGGTGCACCATCTAAACTCACCGTATCAATACCCATATGAATCAAAATTTCTAAGCCATCAGCACGTTTAAAGCCAACTGCATGACCTTGCAACATTGTCACCTCACCGGCAACAGGGGCAACTACTCGGCTATCATCTGGTTCAATGGCGAAACCATCACCCATCATTTTCCCGGCAAACACTGGATCAGGAACCGTTGTTAAATCAATAACTGTCCCATTGACTGGGGCATACAAATTAACGTCTGCGACAACTACTTTTTTCTTACCTAGTCCAAACATACTCTTTCTCCTTTTAATTCCGACGACGTGCAAATTCAACGTTACTAAACCGATCAGCACGATGCCTTGATTCTGTAAATGATAATAGTCGGTTGTCCATCAAGTGCGTTTCGCTTCGAATCACGACCATAGAAGATCCAACTGCCACACCTAGACCTTTATGGTCTTGTTGGTTGGCCGGTTCAATCGTCATATGCTTAATCGCATAATCAATTTGGAGGTCTAATTCATGTTCGAAATAGTCAAAAATGGACGTTTCTGCTGCTGTATGGGGCAATTCTGGAATTACAGCTTGATTAATATAATCATAATCAAGTACTGTCGCCTCACCATTTACA from Weissella ceti carries:
- the pgmB gene encoding beta-phosphoglucomutase is translated as MSFEEIKGFAFDMDGVLADTAKFHSIAWRQIAEEVGTTWTPELAENLKGIDRMGSLDLILTTGGLANQYDLAAREALATKKNDNYRELISTLTPADALPGMTDFLTELKQAGYKMSIASASKNAGFIVERLGIADFFEAIVDPASVAAGKPDPAIFSEAAKVLNLEPEQVVGLEDSGAGLQSINGAGEVSVGIGDATALSAADILFADTSEVTLANIKANWPK
- a CDS encoding glycoside hydrolase family 65 protein, with translation MTEQAWRLEYTELATEKRAYGQESLLTLGNGYLGWRGASIFQSFNDHHYPGLYVAGVFNQTSTQVAGKDVINEDMVNLPNPQLIKLFLDGTAVDINHDTIKTRRAAVDFKTGLFEEVLTVDVPKGMLTLHTVKAVDPKQYHMLGMRLTITADFTAELTVESMIDGTLLNQNVARYRAFDSREFDVTEISGDVLKAKTRTTDIELVLGAETTSDAMTFHNVVAPTDIQMARGEITLQANEPVKLEKLIAVATSYEMDEPLAFVDASLATHSVDKVIESSIAHWAEVWQTADVQLDSDDPDMQLMIRMNIFHIRQAAQHAANKDLDASVGSRGLTGEGYRGHIFWDEIFVVPYYAANDPETARDILRYRIKRLDAAKGNALLDGEAGAMFPWQSGMTGDEQSQFIHLNTVNNEWEPDNSRLQRHVSLTIAYNIWVYTQITGDTSLLRDGGLELLLETTKFWLNKTEKDAEGRYHIAGVMGPDEYHEAYPETEVGGIKDNAYTNLMLTWSLNWLQDLAIKETKLFTEVADRVDFNEDLMELAQDASRHLALEINDEGIIAQYAGYFDLKPVDFAAYEAKYGDIHRIDRLLKAEGLSPDDYQVAKQADTLMTIYNLGAHHMESLVKQLGYDLPENWLALNKDYYLERTVHGSTTSRPVFAGIDVTLDNKSEALDYLTTAIGSDYYDIQGGTTAEGVHIGVMGETLEVIQNEFGGVMLRDGRIKIQPNLPETWHRLAFTQRYQDTVLAFEMTPDVVTVSADKPITIDVYGQVVTLAPDVPQTFSKG
- a CDS encoding PTS sugar transporter subunit IIA, coding for MFGLGKKKVVVADVNLYAPVNGTVIDLTTVPDPVFAGKMMGDGFAIEPDDSRVVAPVAGEVTMLQGHAVGFKRADGLEILIHMGIDTVSLDGAPFDMQVQVGDVLEAGEPIAIADWAQIEAAGLPRTTMVLITNTTDKLANLDVQSGPATAGELIGKATAK
- a CDS encoding PTS transporter subunit EIIC is translated as MAKKDYSDLVAEIIENVGGEDNVDNAIHCVTRLRFYLKDPEKAQTEKLAALDGVAGAVYNEQLGQYQVVIGQAVADVYEELANQLGLSTDEDIDPKKETPKNNEHKPRTIGGMFQALVGTITGSMIPIIGLLAAGGMINGLLTLMSDPTLLNWIDASSDTYVILSSMAMAPFYFLPVLVGFSAAKQLKSDPYVVAAIGGFMIHPAVQDLTRPHIAGNAIVNPEVMGNLFGVPLNATYLGMSINIPSYAYTIFPIIFAAWLARPVGNFFKNHLPLALRPILQPMFTLFIVGSVVLIGVGPVISIISSGIAAIITGMINLNLAIASFIIGGLYQVLVIFGLHWMVIPILTQQIAETGQSNINMIVSFTMLAQGAGALAVFFKAKNTGIKALAGSGALSAFAGVTEPAMYGVNLKYGRVFLTSSIGAAFGAGLAGLLDLHMYGFSGSLIGFPNFASPKDNPNNFMVFWIATAVTLIISFTLTYLFGFKNDGVVKEDVAQKNVFKDAVK
- a CDS encoding FAD/NAD(P)-binding protein — translated: MQIALIGAGPRNLILTERLMTFANQSTTPVTITLFDPFPIGGRVWSPEQSPYFIANTIASHATLFSDESIESPFPGLRGPNWYEWLNTVAADFIKEQNYTHQDYFLNVIANLTPNTYPSRALMGVYAAWTFEQIIKHANPNVHIVHRRLNVTKTLQKDNQFELTFSDGTTELMDQVILTPGHLPTEHTPEEQVFADSGLTYLPVGHPGEAKLDLLPAKQDVIFRGLGLSFFDYMAALTLGRGGKFDRDTNSRLVYTPSGHEPHIIAGSRRGELAHARGVNQKPAHVSYVPKIFTSERLTATQPTDFHTFFRLIKAEMQLVYYQNLLSEQPDVYPGDASAFIEGLIASDNLEETVVASDLPAEYHYDWARVYPHTVTSDVTVMDALLTTDIADAELGNAAGPYSGSYEIVKDLRSLIRQYLYAGIFDGTGYAAFLDLFGPFNNTVAVGPPLERIEELQALIAAGIVTIANPGLKVEVHDHHYQATDDAGNEWITDYLVEARLPSTNITKVTNPLMHQLYVDKYIEPVTMTRTDQSTYSIPAVHVNPRTLQTQNASGQMDNLFIWGLPTEGGNRWFTTFLPRPNDHDSNMVDAETIAQTIFK